DNA from Fibrobacter sp. UWB15:
GAGGAACATTTTCATTTGTTCGGGCGTAGTGTTTTGCGCTTCGTCTAGAATAATAAAGGCGCGCTTAAGGGTGCGGCCGCGCATGTAGGCGAGCGGGGCGACTTCGATAGCGCCAGTTTCTTCGTACTTGCGCAGCCTTTCCACTGGCAAAAGCTCGGCGAGGCTGTCGTGGATGGGGCGCAGATACGGCGCGATTTTTTCTTTTAAGTCGCCGGGCAGGTAGCCGAGCGATTCGCCTGCTTCGACTGCCGGGCGCACCAGGCAAATGCGTTCTGCCTCGTGCCGCTCCAAGCTTGCGACTGCAAGCGTTACCGCCAAGAAGGTCTTGCCGGTTCCGGCGGGGCCTTTGGCAAAGATGATGTCGTTATGTTCGACTGCGGATACTAGTTCGGCCTGGGCTTTCGTTTTTGCGAATACAGAAACACCCATGCGGTTTCTGAAAATGGGCGTAGTGGGAATAGCCCCGCTACGGTCATCTAGAGAAACGTCGGTGGGGTTTAGCATCCGTTCCAGTTCGTTAGCCGTAAGCACCTTGCCGTGTCTCGCAGCCATTTTCAGCTGGTCGAGTACAGCAAAAACCCCCGTTGTATCGCCGTTTTCTTTGGGAATAATGCGGAGTCCCGGGAGTCTTGTCTGTATTTCAACACAAAAACGGCTCTCCAATAAGCGGAAAACCGTTTCGTTCTCACCTGAAATCGTTCGTTTCAGGTCGTCTGATAAAGAATAGCGTAGTTCGTTCATCGAGAACGTGTCAGCTATAAATTATTCCTCGGAAGCAGGAGCTGTAGAGATACCGAGCTTGTTCTTGGCTTCGAAGATTTCCTTGCGGAGCTTATGGTTTTCTTCGGTAATGGCGACAGCTTCGTCTTCGGTCTTTTTCAGCTTGTTTTCGTCAATCTTTTCCTTAGGAGCAGATCTCTGAGCGGACGGAGAGCTGCTATCGTCGCCATAATCGTCGTCGCTAGAAGAACCACCGGAAGAACCGGCGCAAGCGGTGAACAGTGCTACAGTTGATGCTGCAAGGATCAATTTCCAATTTTTAAAAAGAGACATTTAATCAGGCTCCATTCTAGTCTGTGATGCCTCAAATGTATATAATTTAAAGCAAAAGCGGTGCGAAAAAGGTAAATTTATACCGAAATTTTACCTTTTCAGAGGCGAAAAAATGGTTGAAAAGTCAATTTATAAGCCCTATTCGCAAGTTTTTATCTCATCTGAACGCTACAATTCCAAGAATTTGTATAAAAAACGCCGCAAGGCCATGCTCAAGGAACTTGATTCGTTCTGCGTTTTTGCAGGAATCCCGATGGACCCCGGAACAGAAGAAGCCTACGTGCAAATCTGGAATAAAATGGTGCAGGAACCGGCGTTCATGTACCTGACGGGAATCAACCAGGCGGGTTGCTACCTGTTGCTCGATCCTAGGACCGACGAAGAAATCTTGTTTGTTCCGCCCAAGGACCCGTTCAAGGAATTTTGGAACGGCAAGCGCTTGGGCTTTTTGGAAGGCGATAAAGAGGTGGCCCGCGTAACGGGAATTAAGGATGTTCGCCCTGTAGATGAACTCATGGACACGGTGGTTGCCCGCGCGAAAAAGCTTTCGAAGGGGGGCTACGCTTACGCCTACTACTTTGAAAAGTTCAAGGAAGACCACAACGACCGGTTCAGGCACCAGTTGCTCAAGGCACTTAAGCCAACCGGCATCAAGCTCAAGAGTGCTGCAGCTCTGCACTGGGCCCTCAGACTCCCGCTGGAACCTGAGCGCATTAAGGATGCCGAAGCGGCGCAGGCGGTCACGAATAACGCCTTCCGCATGGTACTTGCCGAAATGAAGGCCTTCAAGACTGAGCGCGAATTGGGCTTGAAGCTCGATTACGAAATGCAGCGCAAGAGCGATGGCGACCTTGCGTTCCCGACGATTGTCGCGGGTGGTGCAAACGCTTGCTGCTTGCATTATGTCAAAAAAGACGAACCGCTTAAAGCAGGGGAGTTGGTGCTGTTAGATTTCGGTATCCGCATCGGAAGCCTGCACAGCGATCTTTCCCGCACCATTCCTGTAAACGGCAAGTTTAATCCGTTGCAGAGATTGCTGTACCAGATAGTGCTTGATTCTCAGGTTGAGTACCAGAAGCATGTGCGCCCGGGCGTATCTCTCAAGGAAATCGGGATGGTCCCTTGGGACTATATTATGCAGGAACTGGAAAGCCGTTTGGTTAAAGGTGCGAAGGGTTCGTACAAACTATTGTATGACAAGCGCCCGCACGGCGTAAGCCACTTTATCGGCGAACAGATTCATGAAGGCGAACCGGGAACCCGCTCCTTGGATACAGTCCTCAAGCCGGGAATGCTGATTTCTTGCGAGCCGGGGCTCTACGGCGAATTCAAGGCGACCATTGCCGGCAAGACCTACCGCGAAAAAATCGGTATCCGCATCGAAGACGACCTGCTGATTACCAAGGACGGATTCAGGAATATTTCAGAAGATATCCCGAAGTCCGTTGACGATTTGGAACGGTTGATGAAAGGTTGATTTTTTATCGGTTTCTCTCGTCTCTCGCCTCTCGTCTCTCGTCTAATTTCTAAATTTAGTCCGTAAAATTTTAAAAGGCAAAAACCATGAAACTCTCCAAGTACTTTTACGTGACGCTCCGCGAAACGCCGAGCGACGCCACCATGCCCAGCCATATCTTTTTGATGCGCGGCGGCTACATCAAGCCCGTCTCTACCGGTATCTACTCCATGATGCCGATGGGTTTCCGCGTGATCCAGAAGATCGTGAACATCATCCGCGAAGAAATGAACAAGATTGGCGGTATCGAAGTGGACCTGCCGGTGGTACAGACCGCCGAACTCTGGAGCGAATCGGGCCGTTACCAGGCCATCGGTGAAGAACTCCTGCGTTTCAAGGACCGCAACAACCACAACATGGTGCTCGCCATGACCCACGAAGAAGCCATGACGGACCTCGTGCGCTACGTGCTCAACAGCTACAAGCAGCTGCCGGTGATGCTCTACCAGTTCAAGACCAAGTACCGCGACGAAGCCCGTGCCCGTGGCGGCCTTATCCGCGTTCGCGAATTCCTGATGAAGGACGCCTACAGTTTCCACACCAGCCAGGAAGATCTGGACCGTCACTACCAGGAAGAATACGACGCCTACCTGCGCATCTACCGTCGCGTGGGCATTGAACCGGTGGTGGTGCAGAGCGATACGGGTATCATGGGCGGTAAGGTCGCTCACGAATTCATGCTGGATACTCCGAACGGCGAAGACTACTTGATTCTTTGTAAGAAGTGCGGCTACC
Protein-coding regions in this window:
- a CDS encoding PhoH family protein, which codes for MNELRYSLSDDLKRTISGENETVFRLLESRFCVEIQTRLPGLRIIPKENGDTTGVFAVLDQLKMAARHGKVLTANELERMLNPTDVSLDDRSGAIPTTPIFRNRMGVSVFAKTKAQAELVSAVEHNDIIFAKGPAGTGKTFLAVTLAVASLERHEAERICLVRPAVEAGESLGYLPGDLKEKIAPYLRPIHDSLAELLPVERLRKYEETGAIEVAPLAYMRGRTLKRAFIILDEAQNTTPEQMKMFLTRLGPHSKAIITGDATQVDLGKGQKSGLVHAMKLLKGIHGIAQVEFEATDVLRHPLVKDILNAYEKGKE
- a CDS encoding aminopeptidase P family protein, producing MVEKSIYKPYSQVFISSERYNSKNLYKKRRKAMLKELDSFCVFAGIPMDPGTEEAYVQIWNKMVQEPAFMYLTGINQAGCYLLLDPRTDEEILFVPPKDPFKEFWNGKRLGFLEGDKEVARVTGIKDVRPVDELMDTVVARAKKLSKGGYAYAYYFEKFKEDHNDRFRHQLLKALKPTGIKLKSAAALHWALRLPLEPERIKDAEAAQAVTNNAFRMVLAEMKAFKTERELGLKLDYEMQRKSDGDLAFPTIVAGGANACCLHYVKKDEPLKAGELVLLDFGIRIGSLHSDLSRTIPVNGKFNPLQRLLYQIVLDSQVEYQKHVRPGVSLKEIGMVPWDYIMQELESRLVKGAKGSYKLLYDKRPHGVSHFIGEQIHEGEPGTRSLDTVLKPGMLISCEPGLYGEFKATIAGKTYREKIGIRIEDDLLITKDGFRNISEDIPKSVDDLERLMKG